In the Takifugu flavidus isolate HTHZ2018 chromosome 11, ASM371156v2, whole genome shotgun sequence genome, one interval contains:
- the tasp1 gene encoding threonine aspartase 1 isoform X1, whose translation MIGLSSYAGVMDNLKNSEDEEQKPKKEESSKNQKAKPVGGFVLVHAGAGYHSESKAKEYKHVCKRACQRAVDQLNAGALAVEAVAAALVELEDSPFTNAGMGSNLNLLGEIECDASIMDGKSLQYGAVGSISGVKNPVLVANRLLSEAQRGKLSAGRIPPCFLVGRGALEWAVSHGIAPCPSEKMATKFSLSAYKRNKRKMELAEKMESGHNQIKKRRQSTEPANPTEDGSGCLDTVGAVVVDLEGNVAAAVSSGGLAMKHPGRVGQAAHYGCGCWAENACNMSPYSTAVSTSGCGEHLIRTMLARECSAAMRSEDAHQALLEAMQNKFISSPFLAGEDRVLGGVIVLRGCRCVEAPSSQNIQGILVEFLWSHTTESMCVGYMSAQDSKAKTHISRLPPGTVPGQCLAIEGGVCRLTSVPD comes from the exons ATGATAGGCCTTTCGAGTTATGCAGGGGTTATGGACAATCTCAAGAAttctgaagatgaagagcaaAAGCCCAAAAAAGAGGAGTCAAGCAAGAATCAGAAGGCAAAACCTGTCGGTGGATTTGTTTTAGTGCATGCTG GAGCAGGATACCATTCTGAATCAAAGGCCAAGGAGTACAAGCATGTGTGCAAAAGAGCCTGTCAACGG GCTGTGGACCAACTCAATGCTGGAGCTCTTGCAGTGgaagctgtggctgcagcactGGTTGAACTTGAG GACTCCCCATTTACAAATGCAGGAATGGGCTCTAACCTGAATTTGTTGGGGGAAATTGAATGTGATGCAAGCATCATGGATGGGAAATCCCTTCAGTATGGTGCTGTTGGATCCATTAGTG GTGTGAAGAACCCAGTTTTAGTTGCAAATCGCCTGTTGAGCGAAGCTCAGAGAGGAAAGTTATCGGCTGGCAGAATCCCCCCCTG TTTTTTAGTAGGACGAGGAGCACTTGAGTGGGCTGTCAGCCATGGAATAGCACCGTGTCCTTCAGAGAAAATGGCCACGA AGTTCAGCTTATCTGCCTACAAGAGGAACAAGCGAAAGATGGAGCTGGCAGAAAAAATGGAGTCGGGACACAATCAGATAAAGAAAAGGCGACAATCAACCGAACCAGCGAATCCTACC GAAGATGGCTCGGGGTGCCTCGACACAGTGGGAGCTGTGGTGGTGGATCTGGAAGGAAACGTGGCGGCAGCCGTGTCCAGTGGAGGCCTCGCCATGAAGCACCCGGGCAGGGTCGGACAG GCTGCTCATTATGGTTGTGGCTGTTGGGCTGAAAACGCCTGTAACATGAGCCCGTACTCGACAGCAGTGAGTACCTCAG GCTGCGGGGAGCATCTGATTCGCACCATGCTGGCACGGGAATGCTCTGCTGCCATGCGGTCTGAAGATGCACACCAGGCACTGCTGGAGGCTATGCAAAACAAGTTTATCA GTTCCCCCTTTCTGGCCGGTGAAGATCGTGTTCTGGGCGGCGTGATCGTCCTGCGCGGCTGCAGATGCGTGGAAGCACCTTCCTCTCAGAATATTCAGGGTATTTTGG TGGAGTTCCTGTGGAGTCACACGACAGAGAGCATGTGTGTTGGCTACATGTCCGCCCAAGATAGCAAAGCAAAG ACACACATATCCAGGTTGCCTCCTGGGACGGTTCCTGGACAGTGTTTGGCCATCGAAGGCGGCGTGTGTCGGCTCACGAGCGTTCCAGATTGA
- the tasp1 gene encoding threonine aspartase 1 isoform X2, giving the protein MIGLSSYAGVMDNLKNSEDEEQKPKKEESSKNQKAKPVGGFVLVHAGAGYHSESKAKEYKHVCKRACQRAVDQLNAGALAVEAVAAALVELEDSPFTNAGMGSNLNLLGEIECDASIMDGKSLQYGAVGSISGVKNPVLVANRLLSEAQRGKLSAGRIPPCFLVGRGALEWAVSHGIAPCPSEKMATKFSLSAYKRNKRKMELAEKMESGHNQIKKRRQSTEPANPTEDGSGCLDTVGAVVVDLEGNVAAAVSSGGLAMKHPGRVGQAAHYGCGCWAENACNMSPYSTAVSTSGSPFLAGEDRVLGGVIVLRGCRCVEAPSSQNIQGILVEFLWSHTTESMCVGYMSAQDSKAKTHISRLPPGTVPGQCLAIEGGVCRLTSVPD; this is encoded by the exons ATGATAGGCCTTTCGAGTTATGCAGGGGTTATGGACAATCTCAAGAAttctgaagatgaagagcaaAAGCCCAAAAAAGAGGAGTCAAGCAAGAATCAGAAGGCAAAACCTGTCGGTGGATTTGTTTTAGTGCATGCTG GAGCAGGATACCATTCTGAATCAAAGGCCAAGGAGTACAAGCATGTGTGCAAAAGAGCCTGTCAACGG GCTGTGGACCAACTCAATGCTGGAGCTCTTGCAGTGgaagctgtggctgcagcactGGTTGAACTTGAG GACTCCCCATTTACAAATGCAGGAATGGGCTCTAACCTGAATTTGTTGGGGGAAATTGAATGTGATGCAAGCATCATGGATGGGAAATCCCTTCAGTATGGTGCTGTTGGATCCATTAGTG GTGTGAAGAACCCAGTTTTAGTTGCAAATCGCCTGTTGAGCGAAGCTCAGAGAGGAAAGTTATCGGCTGGCAGAATCCCCCCCTG TTTTTTAGTAGGACGAGGAGCACTTGAGTGGGCTGTCAGCCATGGAATAGCACCGTGTCCTTCAGAGAAAATGGCCACGA AGTTCAGCTTATCTGCCTACAAGAGGAACAAGCGAAAGATGGAGCTGGCAGAAAAAATGGAGTCGGGACACAATCAGATAAAGAAAAGGCGACAATCAACCGAACCAGCGAATCCTACC GAAGATGGCTCGGGGTGCCTCGACACAGTGGGAGCTGTGGTGGTGGATCTGGAAGGAAACGTGGCGGCAGCCGTGTCCAGTGGAGGCCTCGCCATGAAGCACCCGGGCAGGGTCGGACAG GCTGCTCATTATGGTTGTGGCTGTTGGGCTGAAAACGCCTGTAACATGAGCCCGTACTCGACAGCAGTGAGTACCTCAG GTTCCCCCTTTCTGGCCGGTGAAGATCGTGTTCTGGGCGGCGTGATCGTCCTGCGCGGCTGCAGATGCGTGGAAGCACCTTCCTCTCAGAATATTCAGGGTATTTTGG TGGAGTTCCTGTGGAGTCACACGACAGAGAGCATGTGTGTTGGCTACATGTCCGCCCAAGATAGCAAAGCAAAG ACACACATATCCAGGTTGCCTCCTGGGACGGTTCCTGGACAGTGTTTGGCCATCGAAGGCGGCGTGTGTCGGCTCACGAGCGTTCCAGATTGA